Proteins encoded in a region of the Zea mays cultivar B73 chromosome 2, Zm-B73-REFERENCE-NAM-5.0, whole genome shotgun sequence genome:
- the LOC103646273 gene encoding protein NLP2 has product MDVPTPPNRAGCNSNISNIGSPMQSFDDPFGGAAMTSFDGYSELSSPSVADHIFSLLNDPSSVQHMFALWSSSGSSPRASAVREDMSFDTYPGPMDVTASLAQRINSASVFNPTEVDRGLKDSDGLVPNNGSQQGSSIIPRSVGNILADRMLMALSLFRKSLSDGVLAQVWMPVEHNGRVVLSTSEQPYLLDQDLAGYREVSRNFLFSVKEEPGLHLGLPGRVFISGVPEWTSSVTYYSKPEYLRMEHALLHEIRGSLAMPVYDPSKGSCCAVLELVTNKEKPDFDAEMDIVCDALQGVNLQTTTDRSNQKVYSENQKYASTEILDVLRAICHAHMLPLALTWIPTSNGTANGFCVAKNIRLDSQPGKSVLRIHESACYVNDAKMQGFLHACAERHLEKGQGIAGRALKSNLPFFSPDIREYSIEDYPLAHHARKFGLHAAVAIRLRSTYTGKDDYILEFFLPVNCKGCGEQQMLLNSLSSTMQRICKSLRTVSEAETDSVSATEPMYEKTNGSCLPTGNSESSSHDDQPITESAFHDLSSGDKQGDREPAKARSSSKRVAEKKRSTSEKNFSLDVLRKYFSGSLRDAAMSLGVCPTTLKRICRQHGISRWPSRKINKVNRSLKKIEKVIKSVHGVDRSLQYDPATGSLVPATSLPDKMPTSSAGVKTVEEKSSPEPGQDFSSPDGWQRESSQLHASSIPTRVGDEVQMLAINNEGSRNYASGIANIAQHSNSEDAHGPLYPVGAVNSSRTGETGYIDSPTSLHMDSVEGQTTVRDSRSVQQADVTMATKEQTLPSTSGTTDSSSGSASSQPAFKGNPGRALKVSSSDALTVKATCNGDTVRFKFLPAMGWYHLLEEVAKRFKLATGAFQLKYKDDEDEWVILANDADLQECVDVLDSIGSRSVKLQVRDLPCLVSSSGSSSCCLQVEGSA; this is encoded by the exons ATGGATGTGCCTACGCCTCCCAACCGTGCCGGCTGCAACAGTAACATCAGCAACATCGGCAGCCCCATgcaatcttttgatgatccctttGGTGGTGCTGCCATGACGAGCTTTGATGGATACTCGGAGCTCAGCAGCCCATCAGTTGCTGATCACATATTCTCCCTGCTGAATGATCCCTCGTCTGTGCAACATATGTTTGCCTTGTGGTCATCTTCGGGGTCATCTCCGCGTGCTTCTGCTGTGAGAGAAGACATGTCGTTTGACACCTATCCTGGACCTATGGACGTGACAGCATCACTTGCTCAAAGGATCAACTCAGCATCAGTATTCAATCCAACTGAAGTGGACAGAGGACTAAAAGACTCAGATGGGCTTGTTCCAAATAATGGTTCACAACAAGGGAGTAGCATCATTCCGAGGTCGGTTGGCAACATTCTTGCAGACAGGATGCTCATGGCGCTATCTTTGTTCAGGAAGTCATTGAGCGATGGTGTTCTTGCCCAAGTCTGGATGCCTGTTGAGCACAATGGTCGTGTCGTGTTGAGTACATCCGAGCAGCCCTATTTACTTGACCAGGATCTTGCAGGTTACAGAGAAGTTTCTAGAAATTTCTTGTTTTCAGTTAAGGAGGAGCCTGGTCTGCACCTAGGGCTTCCAGGGAGGGTCTTCATATCTGGGGTGCCAGAGTGGACCTCAAGTGTTACGTATTACAGTAAGCCAGAGTATTTGAGAATGGAGCATGCTCTTCTTCATGAAATACGAGGGTCACTTGCTATGCCAGTTTATGATCCCAGCAAGGGTTCTTGTTGTGCAGTTCTTGAACTTGTCACAAACAAGGAGAAACCTGATTTTGATGCAGAGATGGACATTGTTTGTGATGCCTTGCAG GGTGTGAACTTGCAGACAACAACAGATCGCAGCAATCAGAAG GTTTACTCTGAAAATCAGAAATATGCTTCTACAGAGATTTTGGATGTTCTAAGAGCTATTTGCCATGCACATATGCTTCCTTTGGCCCTTACATGGATCCCTACATCAAACGGCACCGCTAATGGTTTTTGTGTCGCAAAGAATATCAGGCTTGATTCGCAACCAGGAAAATCAGTACTTCGTATCCATGAATCAGCTTGTTATGTTAACGATGCAAAGATGCAGGGATTTCTTCATGCATGTGCTGAACGTCATCTTGAGAAAGGGCAGGGTATTGCAGGCCGAGCCCTTAAATCTAATCTTCCATTCTTTTCGCCTGATATAAGAGAGTACAGTATCGAAGACTACCCGCTTGCACACCATGCTCGTAAGTTTGGTCTGCATGCTGCTGTAGCCATCCGACTGAGGAGTACGTACACTGGTAAGGATGACTACATACTAGAATTCTTTCTCCCAGTCAACTGCAAGGGCTGTGGAGAGCAGCAGATGTTATTAAACAGCCTTTCCAGCACAATGCAAAGAATATGCAAAAGCTTGCGAACAGTTTCTGAAGCAGAGACCGATAGTGTTAGTGCTACTGAACCAATGTATGAGAAGACTAATGGAAGTTGTTTACCAACTGGTAACTCTGAAAGTTCCTCACATGATGACCAGCCAATCACAGAatctgcattccatgatctaTCTTCGGGTGACAAACAAGGAGACAGAGAACCTGCTAAG GCACGGAGTAGCTCAAAGCGAGTTGCAGAGAAAAAACGCAGTACATCTGAAAAGAATTTTAGTCTGGATGTTCTTCGCAAATACTTTTCTGGGAGCCTCAGGGATGCTGCAATGAGCCTTGGCG TTTGTCCAACAACTTTGAAACGAATATGCAGACAACATGGAATTTCCAGATGGCCATCTCGAAAGATAAACAAGGTCAACCGTTCACTGAAGAAGATCGAGAAGGTCATCAAATCGGTTCATGGTGTGGACAGATCCTTGCAGTACGATCCTGCCACTGGATCTCTTGTTCCAGCAACCTCCCTTCCGGATAAGATGCCTACCTCATCTGCGGGCGTAAAAACAGTGGAGGAAAAATCTAGCCCAGAACCAGGACAGGATTTCTCTTCGCCTGATGGATGGCAAAGAGAAAGTAGCCAACTTCATGCCTCCAGTATACCTACAAGGGTAGGTGATGAAGTCCAAATGCTGGCAATCAACAACGAAGGCAGCAGGAACTATGCTTCTGGTATCGCAAATATCGCGCAGCATTCAAACTCCGAAGACGCACACGGTCCTTTATATCCCGTCGGTGCTGTTAATTCTTCGCGTACCGGAGAAACAGGCTACATCGATTCTCCAACCTCCCTCCACATGGATAGCGTCGAAGGCCAAACAACGGTGAGGGACTCAAGATCTGTACAGCAAGCAGATGTCACCATGGCCACCAAGGAGCAGACCCTTCCCTCCACCTCTGGCACAACCGATTCTTCGAGCGGCAGCGCCTCAAGTCAGCCTGCTTTCAAGGGGAACCCAGGACGTGCCCTCAAAGTTAGCAGCAGCGATGCACTGACGGTGAAAGCTACCTGTAACGGCGACACCGTGCGGTTCAAGTTCCTGCCGGCAATGGGCTGGTACCACCTGCTGGAAGAGGTAGCGAAGAGGTTTAAGCTGGCGACAGGAGCGTTCCAGCTCAAATACAAGGACGACGAGGACGAGTGGGTGATCCTGGCGAACGACGCCGACCTCCAGGAGTGCGTGGACGTCCTGGACTCGATCGGCTCGCGCAGCGTGAAGCTGCAGGTGCGCGACCTCCCCTGCCTCGTCAGCAGCTCGGGCAGCAGCAGCTGCTGCTTGCAGGTGGAAGGAAGCGCCTAG